Proteins from one Doryrhamphus excisus isolate RoL2022-K1 chromosome 19, RoL_Dexc_1.0, whole genome shotgun sequence genomic window:
- the sesn1 gene encoding sestrin-1 isoform X2, translated as MRQAVSPSENVENCSLAVTDLFKICAHCERLSKKDLGIRIPRPLGNGPSRFIPEKEILQVSKVDTRTQSIFEDAFAALGRLDNISLVMGFHPQYLESFLRTQHYLLQMDGPLSLHYRHYIGIMAAARHQCSYLVNLHVNDFLQVGGDPKWLNGLDEAPQKLQQLGEINKILAHRPWLLTKEHIEGLLKAEEHSWSLAELIHAVVLLTHYHSLASFTFGCGIMPEIHCDGGHTFRPPSLSQYCVCDIANGNNHGNHHDSLGSQEMCSEVEVLMERMKQLQECRDDEEASQEEMATRFEREKTESMLVVTAEDEEWVPSRDISRHFEDPSYGYKDFYRRGEHVPTFRVQDYSWEDHGFSLVNRLYPDVGQMLDEKFQMAYNLTYNTMATHKDVDTSMLRRAIWNYIHCMFGIRYDDYDYGEINQLLDRSFKIYIKTMVCSPEKTTKRMYESFWRQFQHSEKVHVNLLLMEARMQAELLYALRAITRYMT; from the exons ATGAGGCAAGCAGTGTCACCGTCGGAGAACGTGGAGAATTGTTCGCTGGCGGTGACAGACTTGTTCAAGATATGTGCCCATTGTGAACGTCTTAGCAAAAAG GATTTAGGAATAAGGATCCCAAGACCTCTGGGGAACGGACCTAGTAGATTTATCCCTGAAAAAGAG ATTCTCCAAGTCAGTAAAGTGGACACCAGGACACAGTCGATATTTGAGGATGCGTTCGCCGCCCTCGGTCGCCTTGACAACATCTCCCTGGTGATGGGCTTCCACCCGCAGTACCTGGAGAGCTTCCTGCGGACGCAGCACTACCTGCTACAGATGGACGGGCCGCTGTCGCTGCACTACCGCCACTATATCGGCATCATG GCGGCGGCTCGACACCAGTGCTCGTACTTGGTCAATCTCCACGTGAATGACTTCCTCCAAGTCGGAGGAGACCCCAAGTGGCTCAACGGGTTGGATGAAGCCCCGCAGAAGCTGCAGCAGCTGGGAGAGATCAACAAAATCCTGGCCCACCGTCCTTGGCTGCTCACCAAGGAGCACATCGAG GGTCTCCTGAAGGCAGAGGAGCACAGCTGGTCCCTGGCCGAGCTCATCCACGCCGTGGTCCTCCTCACACACTACCACTCCCTGGCCTCCTTCACTTTCGGCTGCGGCATCATGCCAGAGATCCACTGCGACGGCGGCCATACCTTCAGACCACCCTCCCTTAGCCAGTACTGCGTGTGTGACATCGCTAACGGAAACAACCACGGCAATCACCATGACAGTCTTGGCAGCCAG GAGATGTGCAGCGAGGTGGAGGTGCTGATGGAGCGCATGAAGCAGCTGCAGGAGTGCCGTGACGATGAGGAAGCCAGCCAGGAGGAGATGGCCACTCGCTTTGAGCGTGAGAAGACCGAGAGCATGCTGGTGGTCACGGCCGAGGACGAGGAGTGGGTGCCCTCCAGGGACATCTCCCGACACTTTGAGGACCCCAGCTACGGCTACAAGGACTTCTACAGGAGGGGGGAGCACGTGCCCACTTTCAGAGTGCAG GACTACAGCTGGGAGGACCACGGCTTCTCCTTGGTGAACAGGCTGTATCCCGATGTGGGTCAGATGCTGGATGAGAAGTTTCAAATGGCGTACAACTTGACCTATAACACCATGGCCACACACAAAGACGTGGACACCAGCATGCTGCGCAGGGCCATCTGGAACTACATCCACTGCATGTTCGGAATCAG GTATGACGACTACGACTACGGCGAGATCAACCAGCTGCTGGACCGTAGCTTTAAGATCTACATCAAGACTATGGTGTGCAGTCCCGAGAAGACCACCAAACGAATGTATGAGAGCTTCTGGAGGCAGTTTCAGCACTCAGAGAAG GTCCACGTTAATCTGCTTCTTATGGAAGCGCGAATGCAAGCAGAACTGTTATACGCTCTGAGAGCCATCACTCGCTACATGACATGA